From one Legionellales bacterium genomic stretch:
- the flgL gene encoding flagellar hook-associated protein FlgL — protein sequence MRLSTLQFDSASLKSLQLSQQRLQEVQTKLVTGKKYLNINEAPVETSRLKNLEVFGQQLETLTNNNKIALNNLQLSEQTLTSMSSVIQRIQELKIQASVPSYTQANRNVVATEMEERLNELLALANTRNTNGEYIYSGYSANTQAFIKDSTNNFVYQGDTGRRYLDVGISATISLNDPGFDLFENIPTGNGTFQVSGNPANTGSGTIAGGEVVNASAYVNETYTINFVNNASGELAYTVTGSTSGQLIPALPLVIPNDAPAYSDNATINFNGINIAIRGEPDVGDNFTVEPSTTQNIFTSVQNMINALRQGVSNDADYARFMNAFDANSLSLTQGFNRIVDGISDIGTRINVVDSETAILGDFSLQNSITLSEFGDYDAIEGSILFSQLTTQLEASQQIFVKLSQLSLLSIINR from the coding sequence ATGAGATTATCCACCTTACAATTTGACAGTGCCTCATTAAAATCGTTGCAATTAAGTCAGCAGCGTTTGCAAGAAGTGCAAACAAAATTAGTGACGGGAAAAAAATATTTAAATATTAATGAAGCACCCGTAGAAACTTCGCGTTTAAAAAATTTAGAAGTGTTTGGTCAACAACTAGAAACGCTGACCAATAATAATAAAATTGCTTTAAATAATTTGCAGCTTTCCGAACAAACTTTAACGTCGATGAGTAGCGTTATTCAACGTATTCAAGAATTAAAAATTCAAGCTTCCGTTCCTTCATATACGCAAGCCAATCGCAATGTGGTTGCCACTGAGATGGAAGAACGCTTGAATGAATTATTAGCGCTCGCTAATACGCGTAATACCAATGGTGAATATATTTATTCCGGTTATTCAGCCAATACGCAGGCATTTATTAAAGATTCGACTAATAATTTTGTTTATCAAGGCGATACAGGGCGTCGATATTTAGATGTGGGGATCAGCGCAACGATTTCGCTCAACGATCCGGGATTTGATTTATTTGAAAATATTCCAACAGGCAACGGCACATTTCAAGTAAGTGGTAATCCGGCGAATACTGGCTCTGGCACGATTGCGGGTGGTGAGGTGGTAAATGCCAGTGCTTATGTCAATGAAACTTACACGATTAATTTTGTAAATAATGCTAGCGGCGAATTAGCGTATACGGTAACCGGTTCCACCAGTGGGCAATTAATTCCAGCTTTACCACTCGTTATTCCCAATGATGCGCCAGCGTATTCCGATAATGCCACAATAAATTTTAATGGCATTAATATTGCCATTCGCGGTGAACCTGATGTCGGTGATAATTTCACTGTAGAACCCAGCACCACGCAAAATATTTTTACTTCCGTGCAAAATATGATTAATGCTTTGCGCCAAGGCGTCAGTAACGATGCCGATTACGCGCGTTTTATGAATGCGTTTGATGCCAATTCATTATCGTTAACGCAAGGGTTTAATCGTATTGTCGATGGCATTTCCGATATTGGTACGCGAATTAATGTGGTTGATTCAGAAACTGCTATTTTAGGGGATTTTAGTTTGCAAAACTCTATTACTTTAAGTGAGTTTGGTGACTATGATGCGATAGAAGGTAGTATTTTATTTTCACAACTTACCACTCAACTAGAAGCTTCACAACAAATTTTTGTGAAATTAAGTCAATTGAGTTTATTGAGTATTATTAATCGCTAA